In Nitrospira sp., one genomic interval encodes:
- a CDS encoding ferredoxin oxidoreductase: MSKERIKISPDLYDIMPSDYQDLVQSATYGKEDRGWKDIGTAKELIEQHSLCAGCPESMAFRYILASLPNPEDTVMVGSTGCTSLVFPMVAVHNIHSLFGNQNAIASGLKRALSVRFPDRVKDVVVLAGDGATVDIGLDMTLQAWFRQEKFTTICFDNELYANTGGQESGLMQKGFVAKMAPVGKLFDKVRLPEIARESGCHYVVNCTVSKPSLVEKVIRNSVLIAREIGPTYIQLYTPCILEIGKNSMEGLQEMRDSEKPTERFAYKEYVSEPAKQFLAELAAKDKERKAAAKQLAGKA; the protein is encoded by the coding sequence ATGAGCAAAGAGCGAATCAAGATTTCGCCGGACCTATATGACATCATGCCATCCGACTATCAGGACCTGGTCCAGAGCGCCACGTACGGCAAAGAGGATCGAGGCTGGAAGGATATCGGAACCGCCAAGGAATTGATCGAGCAGCATTCTCTCTGCGCCGGCTGCCCTGAGTCGATGGCTTTCCGCTATATCTTGGCCTCCCTGCCGAATCCGGAAGATACCGTGATGGTGGGGTCAACCGGCTGCACCAGCCTCGTATTTCCGATGGTGGCCGTGCATAACATCCACTCACTGTTCGGCAATCAGAACGCCATTGCTTCAGGGTTGAAGCGGGCCCTGTCGGTCCGATTCCCCGATCGCGTCAAGGACGTCGTGGTGTTGGCCGGTGACGGCGCTACGGTGGATATCGGGCTTGATATGACTTTGCAGGCCTGGTTCCGCCAGGAGAAGTTCACCACGATTTGCTTCGATAACGAACTGTATGCCAATACCGGCGGCCAGGAAAGCGGCCTCATGCAGAAGGGTTTCGTCGCCAAGATGGCCCCGGTCGGCAAGCTCTTCGACAAGGTTCGGCTCCCTGAAATCGCCCGCGAGTCAGGCTGTCACTATGTGGTTAATTGCACGGTGAGCAAGCCCTCCCTCGTGGAGAAGGTGATTCGAAACTCGGTGCTGATTGCCCGAGAAATCGGACCAACCTACATTCAGCTCTACACGCCCTGCATTTTGGAGATCGGCAAAAACAGCATGGAAGGTCTCCAGGAAATGCGCGACTCCGAAAAGCCGACTGAACGGTTCGCCTATAAAGAGTATGTCAGCGAACCGGCCAAGCAGTTCCTGGCCGAGTTGGCCGCAAAAGACAAAGAACGAAAAGCGGCGGCCAAGCAGTTGGCCGGCAAAGCGTAA
- a CDS encoding ferredoxin oxidoreductase: MAETKSYIGTQNKKGQTYTDPWVMMNDAPRKPSFYTGSEVIKEAIRRASCDVMIAYPITPQSEAAALIGELFAEGYIGDYFRGESEFAVMSQCAGAAFGGARVFTTTAGPGTMRAMENFPMWAGARLPIQMIVTCRGINSPLSIQPDTLEIAYLLNTGMLVWHAETAQDFFDWILKGYMVSEEPDVHLPLALCCDGFFVTHTKDVVNLTPTEMCLPPYDPYRSPVPCMDMECPPVRMMRDPFVMKSNYISYATHASWQQEVWAAVERSRKHTIHWLNGLIDVENADAEIMIVASGTAVSQGREAIRLLEDEGVRCGLVKVKTLRPWPGEEIREATKNAKHIFVPEFNVTGWLAKEIKATIPNSDRIHAGPHVCGGMTMPPEIIVSEIKTALGMRSESLAGRGS, encoded by the coding sequence ATGGCGGAAACAAAATCCTACATCGGGACCCAAAATAAAAAAGGCCAGACGTATACAGACCCCTGGGTGATGATGAACGATGCGCCGCGTAAGCCGTCGTTCTATACGGGCAGCGAGGTCATCAAGGAAGCCATCCGTCGGGCAAGTTGCGACGTGATGATTGCCTATCCCATCACGCCGCAGAGCGAAGCCGCCGCCTTGATCGGCGAATTGTTTGCCGAAGGCTACATCGGAGACTATTTCAGGGGTGAAAGCGAATTCGCCGTCATGTCCCAATGCGCGGGTGCGGCATTCGGTGGAGCGCGCGTGTTTACAACGACCGCCGGTCCCGGCACTATGCGCGCCATGGAAAACTTTCCCATGTGGGCAGGCGCTCGGCTTCCCATTCAAATGATCGTCACCTGCCGCGGCATCAATTCCCCGTTGTCGATTCAACCCGATACACTGGAGATTGCTTATCTCCTGAACACCGGCATGCTGGTCTGGCATGCGGAAACGGCCCAAGACTTCTTCGATTGGATCCTGAAGGGCTACATGGTCTCCGAAGAGCCTGATGTTCACCTCCCGCTGGCGCTCTGTTGCGACGGCTTCTTCGTGACCCACACAAAGGACGTGGTGAACCTCACCCCGACCGAAATGTGCTTACCGCCCTACGATCCCTATCGTTCACCGGTACCCTGTATGGATATGGAATGCCCGCCCGTCCGTATGATGCGGGATCCGTTCGTCATGAAAAGCAACTATATCAGCTATGCCACCCACGCCAGCTGGCAGCAGGAGGTGTGGGCCGCCGTGGAGCGTTCGCGCAAGCACACGATCCATTGGCTGAATGGGCTAATCGACGTTGAAAATGCCGACGCCGAGATCATGATTGTGGCGTCCGGCACCGCTGTGTCGCAGGGACGCGAAGCCATTCGCCTTCTGGAGGATGAGGGCGTCCGTTGCGGCTTGGTGAAGGTCAAGACCCTGCGGCCATGGCCGGGCGAGGAAATCCGCGAAGCCACCAAGAACGCGAAGCACATCTTCGTACCGGAGTTCAACGTCACCGGATGGTTGGCCAAGGAGATCAAAGCCACAATTCCCAACAGCGATCGTATTCACGCCGGACCGCATGTCTGCGGCGGCATGACGATGCCACCGGAAATTATCGTGTCCGAGATCAAGACCGCCTTGGGCATGCGTTCGGAATCGCTGGCCGGACGAGGCAGCTGA
- a CDS encoding non-canonical purine NTP pyrophosphatase — MPLLEIRFVSRNGFKLREAATILADASVKVIPLEIRLDELQTEDTKQLVKDKTMKAFKQVGRPLFVEHTGLYLNHLNGLPGGLTQVFWDTLKADRFAELFGTSPERGVTAKTIIGYTNAKQFFMFEGEVSGHISETPKGSRDFQWDCIFVPKGFTETFAEMGERKNEISMRRIAMDKFAKFLKDLGHT, encoded by the coding sequence ATGCCACTTCTTGAGATTCGATTCGTGTCTCGCAATGGATTCAAGCTTCGTGAGGCAGCCACCATTTTGGCTGATGCCTCAGTGAAAGTAATCCCTCTTGAGATCAGACTTGATGAACTGCAAACCGAGGATACTAAGCAACTCGTCAAAGACAAAACGATGAAAGCCTTTAAGCAAGTTGGAAGGCCGTTGTTTGTTGAACACACAGGCCTTTACCTCAATCATCTTAATGGCCTACCAGGCGGCTTAACCCAGGTATTCTGGGACACCTTGAAGGCTGACAGATTTGCCGAATTATTCGGGACCTCCCCAGAGCGCGGGGTGACTGCTAAAACAATAATAGGCTACACAAATGCCAAACAGTTTTTTATGTTTGAAGGGGAAGTAAGCGGGCATATTTCGGAAACGCCGAAGGGGTCTAGGGATTTTCAGTGGGACTGCATTTTTGTACCTAAAGGATTCACTGAAACCTTTGCCGAAATGGGCGAAAGAAAAAACGAGATCTCCATGCGCCGAATAGCCATGGATAAGTTCGCCAAATTCTTGAAGGACCTTGGCCATACATGA
- a CDS encoding nucleoside deaminase, with protein sequence MASSPYSPEEKFMRLAIAEALAAQKGGDYAIGAVVVLNGSVLASSGNRIKIECDPTQHAEVAAIRLACASLRTRHLEGAILYTTAEPCPMCASAAIWARMSGIISGSTISDMAEFREKFGTTEWTWRTVDLAARAILDQGDPKLFLVEGFLRNECRSLFHD encoded by the coding sequence GTGGCCAGCTCCCCTTACTCTCCCGAAGAAAAATTTATGCGTCTTGCTATTGCAGAAGCGCTGGCTGCCCAAAAAGGTGGTGACTATGCGATTGGTGCTGTAGTTGTCCTAAATGGATCAGTTCTCGCATCATCAGGGAACAGAATTAAAATTGAATGTGATCCTACTCAGCACGCTGAAGTGGCTGCAATCCGTTTAGCCTGCGCCTCATTGCGCACTAGACATCTCGAGGGCGCTATCCTCTACACGACCGCAGAACCATGCCCAATGTGTGCTTCGGCCGCAATTTGGGCACGAATGTCGGGCATCATCTCTGGAAGTACCATTTCGGACATGGCTGAGTTCAGGGAAAAGTTCGGGACTACTGAATGGACATGGCGCACCGTCGATCTTGCCGCACGGGCTATATTGGACCAAGGCGATCCGAAACTCTTTTTAGTAGAAGGCTTCCTGCGGAATGAATGCAGATCCTTGTTTCATGACTAA
- a CDS encoding carbon monoxide dehydrogenase produces MTQYRVLPGPEHFLPPAAASMGVYLPNPGEAHINGVIVPEEKAYEEAARQFLMAKVPTIFPGPLVLWAWNEKAAKKAAAIRKLYETLKECVQPGQKPMLIPMPDYRPKYPKINPEIEINPNHPNLTIWHNKIDCCMFIGVHCHQANLSLKIIRGGTSCYTIAMCAQAGHEDAMLSFRDTSVEKIMTLADWVRKLKGTVQPRLTAAKTGASN; encoded by the coding sequence ATGACTCAGTATCGCGTGTTACCAGGTCCGGAGCATTTCCTCCCGCCGGCTGCGGCTTCCATGGGAGTCTACCTACCCAACCCCGGCGAGGCCCATATCAACGGCGTCATCGTTCCTGAGGAAAAAGCCTACGAAGAGGCGGCTCGCCAATTTCTCATGGCCAAAGTCCCCACCATCTTCCCTGGTCCGCTGGTACTCTGGGCCTGGAATGAAAAGGCAGCCAAGAAAGCCGCGGCGATCAGGAAGCTCTACGAAACGCTGAAAGAATGCGTGCAGCCGGGGCAAAAACCGATGCTGATTCCCATGCCCGACTATCGCCCCAAGTACCCCAAGATCAATCCCGAGATCGAAATCAATCCCAACCATCCCAACCTGACCATCTGGCACAACAAGATCGATTGCTGCATGTTCATCGGAGTGCACTGTCACCAAGCGAACTTGTCGCTCAAGATCATCCGCGGTGGAACCTCCTGTTACACGATCGCTATGTGTGCCCAGGCGGGGCATGAGGACGCGATGCTCTCGTTCAGAGATACCTCCGTAGAGAAAATCATGACGCTGGCCGATTGGGTGCGAAAGCTCAAAGGCACGGTGCAACCACGGCTGACAGCAGCCAAGACCGGCGCTTCGAACTGA
- a CDS encoding 2-oxoacid:acceptor oxidoreductase family protein has product MIKKRLNIRMSGLGGQGAVTAAHVMAMAANRDGKFSISNPFFGAEKRMAPAESYCRIGIERIYDRGELVFPDVIEVFHPQVITMGKSYTMPFYSGIKEGGVVIINSAQNLLSDEDIERLKDLNVAVFYIAGTELAIEIAGTELSTNMTMIGSVAGITKCVSMEALDGALQERFGKKFVASGGTASLDEAIKKKFAKKEMLLQKNLATVKRAYEIAGEWADKNNVELRVGNPAVAA; this is encoded by the coding sequence ATGATCAAGAAAAGACTCAACATCCGCATGTCCGGATTGGGCGGACAGGGTGCCGTCACTGCAGCGCACGTCATGGCGATGGCCGCAAACCGGGACGGGAAGTTTTCCATCTCCAACCCGTTCTTCGGCGCTGAAAAGCGTATGGCTCCTGCCGAGAGCTACTGCCGTATCGGCATCGAGCGCATCTACGATCGCGGCGAGTTGGTGTTCCCGGACGTCATCGAAGTCTTCCATCCCCAGGTCATTACCATGGGGAAGAGCTACACCATGCCGTTCTATTCAGGCATTAAGGAGGGCGGCGTGGTCATCATCAATTCCGCCCAGAACCTCCTGTCCGATGAGGACATCGAGCGTCTGAAAGATTTGAATGTCGCCGTGTTCTACATTGCCGGAACAGAATTGGCGATCGAAATCGCCGGGACGGAACTCTCGACCAATATGACGATGATCGGCTCCGTAGCCGGTATTACCAAATGCGTCTCGATGGAAGCCCTCGACGGTGCGTTACAAGAACGCTTCGGCAAGAAGTTCGTGGCTTCCGGAGGTACGGCCTCCCTGGACGAGGCCATCAAGAAAAAATTCGCCAAGAAAGAAATGCTGTTGCAAAAGAATTTGGCAACGGTCAAGCGGGCCTATGAAATCGCCGGGGAATGGGCGGACAAGAATAACGTTGAGTTGAGAGTGGGCAACCCCGCGGTTGCAGCATAA
- a CDS encoding SIR2 family protein: MISELAQAIREQKVILFVGAGISQNLGLPSFSELVEHLAQELGYDPEIFSTHGDYLALTEYYKLEKGTIGPLRSWIDRTWNTGIDIRKSEIHKLIVDLGFPIIYTTNYDTWLEQAYTLYEKEFVKIVNVGDLPKIKAQVTQIIKFHGDPEDDPSIVLTESNYFSRLDFESPLDLKLRCDILGKSILFIGYSLSDINIRYMLYKLNQQWQRFVGYTDIRPKSFVFLTRPNPVQERVLCSRGIHAIVSDVDDPRTGLTDFLQRLLHVSLGRNV, translated from the coding sequence ATGATATCCGAACTCGCTCAAGCAATAAGAGAGCAGAAAGTAATCTTATTCGTAGGTGCGGGAATATCTCAAAACCTCGGATTACCATCCTTTTCCGAACTCGTCGAACATCTGGCCCAGGAACTAGGATATGACCCTGAGATTTTCTCCACGCATGGGGATTACCTAGCGCTGACCGAATACTACAAACTAGAAAAAGGAACGATAGGGCCACTCAGGAGCTGGATTGATAGAACATGGAATACAGGTATTGATATAAGAAAGTCCGAAATACATAAATTGATAGTAGATCTGGGATTTCCCATCATTTATACGACTAACTACGACACCTGGTTGGAGCAGGCATATACTCTGTATGAAAAAGAGTTCGTTAAAATTGTAAATGTCGGCGATTTACCCAAGATCAAAGCTCAGGTTACCCAAATCATAAAATTTCACGGAGACCCCGAGGACGATCCTTCCATTGTTCTCACAGAATCGAATTATTTTAGTCGCTTAGATTTTGAATCTCCGCTCGATTTGAAACTGCGGTGCGATATCCTCGGGAAATCAATACTCTTCATCGGATACAGTCTCTCTGATATCAACATCCGATACATGCTCTACAAACTCAATCAGCAATGGCAACGATTTGTAGGCTATACGGATATTCGACCAAAATCTTTCGTCTTTCTCACTCGTCCCAATCCGGTTCAGGAAAGAGTGCTTTGCAGTCGAGGAATTCACGCCATAGTTTCTGATGTCGATGACCCTAGGACCGGCCTGACCGATTTCCTTCAGAGACTTTTACATGTATCTCTCGGGAGGAATGTTTAG
- a CDS encoding recombinase zinc beta ribbon domain-containing protein, giving the protein MKPRQEWVPVKVDPIVSQELFLAVKEKLESRSPEKVPPRVVNCPTLLTGLLKCGACGAGMTLATGKGGKYRYYKCSSRILKGKDTCTSENLPTELVDRMVLSSLADRVFTPSRVHTMLEGLRKRLRQSQTDQDGKVKLLTKELERVQQSSNQLYEAVEKGFLPMDSTLTDRANKLQAQRQALLTEIAGLRRLKQMPLDALGEKRVQAFTKILRKRLIEKDRGFSKKYLKLLVEEIRCLDKQLVMRGSYAALAKMVGETKKGTPESGVPSFGLDWLPGQDSNLRPAG; this is encoded by the coding sequence ATGAAGCCTCGGCAGGAATGGGTACCGGTCAAGGTCGATCCCATTGTGAGCCAGGAGCTATTCTTGGCTGTGAAGGAGAAGTTGGAATCGCGCTCCCCTGAGAAGGTTCCGCCGCGGGTCGTCAATTGCCCTACGCTTCTCACGGGGCTGCTCAAATGTGGGGCTTGTGGGGCCGGGATGACGCTCGCAACGGGCAAAGGTGGGAAGTATCGCTATTACAAGTGTTCAAGCCGGATTCTCAAAGGAAAGGACACCTGCACGAGCGAAAACCTCCCCACAGAGTTGGTTGATCGGATGGTCCTGTCATCCTTGGCGGATCGGGTCTTTACTCCCTCACGCGTCCATACAATGTTGGAAGGACTGAGAAAACGTCTGCGTCAATCGCAAACCGACCAGGATGGCAAGGTCAAGCTGCTTACCAAAGAGCTAGAGCGCGTTCAGCAGAGCAGCAATCAGCTCTATGAAGCGGTTGAGAAGGGTTTCCTCCCAATGGATTCGACGTTGACCGACCGAGCGAATAAACTGCAGGCGCAACGGCAGGCACTTTTGACTGAAATAGCCGGGCTTCGAAGGCTCAAGCAAATGCCACTGGATGCCTTGGGAGAGAAGAGGGTGCAGGCCTTCACCAAGATTCTACGGAAGCGATTGATTGAAAAGGATCGGGGCTTCAGCAAGAAGTATCTCAAGCTTCTCGTCGAGGAGATCCGGTGTCTCGATAAGCAGCTTGTGATGAGGGGGAGCTATGCGGCGCTTGCTAAGATGGTCGGAGAAACTAAAAAGGGCACCCCAGAGAGTGGAGTGCCCAGTTTTGGTCTAGATTGGCTCCCCGGGCAGGACTCGAACCTGCGACCAGCCGGTTAA
- a CDS encoding pyruvate ferredoxin oxidoreductase, whose amino-acid sequence MYNVAQVIDEKCTAKKGCRLCIMYCPEANCLDLNTTKMVAQVNIDRCKGCELCVVVCNAAKHEAIVMQAVSATGELINRKGESAALGQAYQG is encoded by the coding sequence ATGTATAACGTTGCGCAAGTCATCGACGAGAAATGCACCGCGAAGAAGGGGTGCCGCCTCTGCATCATGTATTGTCCGGAGGCCAACTGTTTGGATCTCAATACAACCAAGATGGTCGCGCAGGTCAACATTGACCGATGCAAAGGCTGCGAGCTCTGCGTCGTGGTCTGCAACGCCGCAAAACATGAGGCCATCGTCATGCAGGCCGTGAGTGCGACCGGTGAATTGATCAATCGGAAAGGCGAATCTGCCGCTTTGGGGCAAGCCTACCAAGGATAG